The Enterococcus sp. 7F3_DIV0205 genome has a window encoding:
- a CDS encoding PTS sugar transporter subunit IIC, with protein MKKIIDWMTNVFAPKANKITKNPWIGAIQEAMTTVMPMILVGSLVTIFAIFEEYIPNFPDISPISSFSFGLASVFVAFFIPYLLLEKKKKHKLKKQAGMIGIAFFLMLVFPTFNEEGDIIIEFAKLGSGGMFAAIVGGLFVAFVMDKFSKFSLFKEDTMMPPFLVEGFDSIAPTFLILAIGWIAIFIFNINLYDGIYWILSPLVNVSQSFWGFVLIMFIQAFLYSFGISSWVLEPLYVPIGLQAVGQNAADLARGVDPSLILTNETLQGWVWIGGAGSTLMLSIFMLFTKSKRLRAIGKSSIVPSLCNINEPLVYGAPVVFNPMLMVPMWISGIVVPAITYLSFQLGWVSIPTKPFALWYLPVGIQTWLINGDLNGLILLGVSLVLTGFIYYPFLKVYDNQIYKEELLKAEEA; from the coding sequence ATGAAAAAGATTATTGATTGGATGACAAATGTTTTTGCGCCAAAAGCTAACAAAATAACGAAAAATCCTTGGATCGGTGCTATTCAAGAAGCAATGACAACGGTAATGCCAATGATTTTAGTCGGTTCACTAGTGACGATTTTTGCTATTTTTGAAGAATATATTCCAAATTTTCCAGATATTTCGCCAATCAGCAGTTTTAGTTTTGGGTTAGCATCAGTCTTCGTGGCATTTTTTATTCCTTATCTGCTGTTGGAGAAAAAGAAGAAACACAAATTAAAAAAACAAGCTGGGATGATTGGGATCGCATTTTTCTTGATGTTGGTTTTTCCGACATTTAATGAAGAAGGCGATATCATCATTGAATTTGCTAAATTAGGTTCTGGCGGTATGTTTGCAGCAATTGTTGGGGGATTGTTTGTAGCATTTGTCATGGATAAGTTTTCTAAATTTAGTTTGTTTAAAGAAGATACCATGATGCCGCCGTTTCTAGTAGAAGGATTTGATAGCATTGCGCCAACATTTTTGATTTTAGCAATTGGCTGGATCGCGATTTTTATTTTTAATATTAATCTGTATGATGGCATTTACTGGATTCTATCTCCCTTAGTTAATGTGTCTCAAAGTTTCTGGGGATTTGTGTTGATTATGTTTATTCAAGCGTTCCTTTATTCATTTGGTATCAGTAGTTGGGTTTTAGAGCCGCTGTATGTGCCAATTGGGTTGCAGGCAGTGGGACAAAATGCGGCAGATCTAGCACGTGGTGTTGATCCATCGTTGATTTTGACTAACGAAACATTGCAAGGATGGGTTTGGATCGGGGGAGCAGGTTCTACGTTAATGCTTTCTATATTTATGTTATTCACGAAGTCAAAGCGTTTGCGGGCTATCGGAAAGTCATCGATCGTTCCTTCATTGTGTAATATCAATGAGCCCTTGGTATATGGCGCACCAGTCGTCTTTAATCCAATGTTGATGGTGCCGATGTGGATTTCAGGCATTGTCGTACCAGCGATAACCTATCTTTCTTTCCAACTTGGCTGGGTCAGTATTCCGACAAAACCATTTGCTTTATGGTATTTACCAGTGGGGATACAAACTTGGCTGATCAATGGTGATTTAAATGGGCTAATTTTATTAGGGGTATCGTTAGTTTTAACAGGATTTATCTACTATCC
- a CDS encoding PTS sugar transporter subunit IIB: protein MSKKNILLVCGGGASSGFLAQSMKKSAKTQGLSVTVEAVGDSEIEDYIDEKDVVLFGPHLRYMEAELKETMSEFDSIPYDFIPDEYYGALDGEGTLNFALSLMAD from the coding sequence GTGAGCAAGAAAAATATTTTATTAGTTTGCGGTGGCGGAGCATCTAGCGGCTTTTTAGCTCAAAGTATGAAAAAAAGTGCTAAGACACAAGGGCTATCAGTAACGGTTGAAGCGGTTGGAGATTCTGAAATCGAAGATTATATCGATGAAAAAGATGTAGTGTTGTTTGGTCCGCATTTACGTTATATGGAAGCTGAATTAAAAGAAACGATGAGTGAATTTGATTCGATCCCTTATGATTTTATTCCAGATGAGTATTACGGCGCGTTAGATGGGGAAGGAACATTGAATTTTGCATTGTCATTAATGGCAGATTAG
- a CDS encoding BglG family transcription antiterminator — MKKLSEEQLIKYLRVNGLTSSSQLAHAFSVSTRTIKNYIKKINARQTQKLIQATSKGYVINQNESVDLSSKEVSREQILTEKLIYLVTPINKYDLAEQLFISLSTLERTISKANKELSKFHLKIISQENSVYLSGAEEKKRAWIREQFYHETSADFLHLATIQAAFYGYDLDELKLTITQILKENNLYINGYTLNSIILHIVVAMERIYDSNQIVETAIPKIDARLAAEHRSAIDIANYIQDTYDISLKESEISYMTILLKSKTTLLNYADIKEDLKEYIADESIQLSNRILQKINEEFLLSLDDEDFFIKFSLHLQNLLNRNREKQVALNPMTKEIKENYPLVYDLAVFVSNELEEYLGSEIAEDEITYLAFHLGAYFEHAKINQSKLFATLICPSYYDMHVDLSEKILAAFDYELDIKKIITEVDAPISNLNQELIISTIVLPSNVEYVKITPFFNEKDKEILTQAVKKINLSMQQLKMKKIIEQYFSKELFEKNQHSETKYQLIHRMSTHLTKLNRVKPNFEEEILRREKMSSTSFGNGLAMPHSMEMNALKTSLYFVINEKPLLWDEEYVQIVVMMAMNKSERKEFRKIFNLIVESLDNQETIEALLKAASYEEFVSCLVDSFRF; from the coding sequence ATGAAAAAATTATCTGAAGAACAATTGATAAAATATCTTCGCGTAAACGGTCTGACTTCTTCTAGTCAGTTAGCTCATGCTTTTTCGGTTTCAACTAGAACGATTAAAAACTACATCAAAAAAATCAATGCACGCCAGACTCAAAAACTGATTCAAGCGACATCAAAAGGATATGTTATCAACCAAAATGAATCAGTCGACCTATCTTCAAAAGAAGTCAGTCGAGAACAGATATTGACTGAAAAACTCATTTATTTAGTTACACCCATCAATAAATACGATTTAGCAGAACAGCTTTTTATCAGCCTTTCTACTTTAGAGCGAACGATCAGTAAAGCAAATAAGGAATTGAGTAAATTTCACTTGAAAATCATTAGTCAAGAAAACAGTGTCTATTTATCTGGTGCTGAAGAGAAGAAACGCGCGTGGATCAGAGAACAGTTTTATCACGAAACAAGTGCTGATTTCCTCCATCTGGCAACGATTCAAGCTGCCTTTTACGGCTATGACTTGGATGAGTTGAAACTGACGATCACCCAAATTCTTAAAGAAAACAATTTATATATCAACGGTTATACTTTAAATAGCATTATCTTACACATAGTAGTTGCGATGGAACGAATCTATGACAGCAATCAAATCGTAGAGACAGCTATTCCAAAAATCGATGCGCGTCTAGCAGCAGAACATCGCTCAGCGATTGATATTGCGAACTACATTCAAGATACTTATGATATTTCCTTAAAAGAAAGTGAAATTTCTTATATGACGATTCTTTTAAAAAGTAAAACAACCTTATTGAATTACGCAGATATCAAAGAAGATTTGAAAGAGTATATCGCAGACGAAAGTATTCAATTGTCTAATCGGATTTTACAGAAAATCAATGAAGAATTTTTACTTTCTTTAGATGATGAAGATTTCTTCATTAAATTTTCCCTACATTTACAAAACCTGCTGAACCGCAATCGGGAAAAACAAGTTGCCTTAAATCCGATGACCAAAGAGATCAAGGAGAATTATCCATTGGTTTATGATTTAGCTGTTTTTGTCTCTAATGAATTGGAAGAATACTTAGGATCAGAAATTGCGGAAGATGAAATCACTTACTTAGCTTTTCATCTAGGTGCTTATTTTGAACATGCTAAAATAAACCAAAGTAAGTTGTTCGCTACGTTGATTTGTCCTAGTTATTACGATATGCATGTCGATCTTTCTGAGAAAATTTTAGCAGCGTTTGATTATGAATTAGACATAAAAAAAATCATTACAGAGGTTGATGCGCCGATTTCTAACCTAAATCAAGAGCTGATTATTTCCACGATCGTACTACCAAGCAATGTAGAATATGTAAAAATCACACCTTTTTTCAATGAAAAGGATAAAGAGATCCTCACACAAGCAGTCAAAAAAATCAATCTAAGTATGCAACAGCTAAAAATGAAAAAAATAATCGAACAGTATTTTTCTAAAGAGTTATTTGAAAAAAATCAACATTCAGAAACGAAATATCAGCTGATTCATCGCATGTCCACACACTTAACTAAGTTAAACCGAGTAAAGCCAAATTTTGAAGAAGAAATCCTTAGGCGTGAAAAAATGTCCTCCACAAGCTTTGGCAACGGTCTGGCCATGCCTCATTCGATGGAAATGAATGCATTAAAAACGTCCCTCTACTTTGTGATCAATGAAAAGCCTCTGCTTTGGGATGAAGAATATGTACAAATCGTCGTGATGATGGCCATGAATAAGTCTGAACGAAAAGAATTTCGGAAAATATTTAATTTGATTGTTGAATCATTGGATAATCAAGAAACGATCGAGGCATTGTTAAAAGCGGCTTCTTATGAAGAGTTTGTGAGTTGTTTGGTGGATTCGTTTAGGTTTTGA
- a CDS encoding DUF916 and DUF3324 domain-containing protein, translating into MNKKWLIYILSSFFLATLFFVTAFADETKEEANKGTGAAFSVLPIYPDNQVNGKNGYFELNVAPKQNQVLQIELQNYSEKTITIDIEANRATTSDAGITSYKKSNKEKDDTLKVDFESLVHLEEQEVTLKAKEKKTINITLQMPDESFVGQVLGGIHFSQKPDEKEKNEKKNAVYNTFSYSIAVLLTENKQQVENQLKLIDVYADQRNYRNFIEASIQNAAPTMIKNLSIKSEIFEKKSSKAAYQANKSSLRMAPNSTFNFGLDLQNTELIPGDYTLKMTADADGKEYKFSKDFTISRKQANELNDQAVYIEKKDNKQLYMIIAGILLVVIVIVIILIKRKRANKKKQQSKKGKKRKKKIM; encoded by the coding sequence ATGAATAAAAAATGGCTGATATACATACTAAGTTCGTTTTTTCTAGCCACGTTATTTTTCGTAACGGCTTTTGCGGATGAAACAAAGGAAGAAGCAAATAAGGGGACGGGTGCTGCGTTTAGCGTATTGCCGATTTATCCAGACAATCAAGTGAATGGAAAAAATGGCTATTTTGAACTAAATGTAGCGCCGAAACAAAACCAAGTTTTGCAGATTGAACTGCAAAATTATTCAGAAAAAACAATAACGATAGACATAGAGGCAAATCGCGCAACAACAAGTGATGCGGGAATAACAAGTTACAAAAAAAGCAACAAAGAAAAAGATGATACTCTAAAAGTAGATTTTGAATCATTAGTGCATTTAGAAGAACAAGAAGTCACGTTAAAAGCTAAAGAAAAAAAAACAATCAATATTACGCTGCAAATGCCAGATGAATCATTTGTAGGTCAAGTCTTAGGTGGGATTCATTTTTCTCAAAAACCAGATGAAAAAGAAAAAAATGAAAAGAAAAACGCTGTGTACAATACGTTCTCATATAGTATTGCTGTACTTTTAACAGAAAATAAGCAGCAAGTGGAGAATCAGTTAAAACTGATCGATGTCTATGCAGATCAAAGGAATTATCGAAACTTTATTGAAGCAAGCATTCAAAATGCTGCGCCGACCATGATCAAAAACTTATCAATAAAGTCTGAAATATTTGAAAAAAAATCTTCAAAAGCAGCATATCAAGCCAATAAAAGTTCTCTTAGAATGGCTCCGAATTCAACATTCAATTTTGGTTTAGATTTACAAAACACAGAATTGATACCAGGAGACTATACGCTAAAAATGACTGCGGATGCAGATGGTAAAGAATATAAATTTTCGAAAGATTTTACAATCAGCCGCAAGCAAGCGAATGAACTCAATGATCAGGCCGTTTATATAGAGAAAAAAGATAATAAACAGTTGTATATGATTATTGCTGGTATCTTATTGGTAGTTATTGTTATTGTAATCATTTTGATTAAGCGAAAAAGAGCAAATAAAAAGAAGCAGCAAAGTAAAAAAGGAAAAAAGAGAAAAAAGAAAATAATGTAA
- a CDS encoding WxL domain-containing protein, translating to MKLKKVIIGSTLAATILGGLGAQTVQAAEYPSATEAKSEGKVTFTEGGPEIVDPTDPDIPIVPVDPTDPTNPTKPINPGKADLMIQYVSDFDFGTHSNSLKALKANAKPDYAFALDAQGDRTGDLYAVPSFVSTKDVRAERKGWELTVTASKFTSTKGTELKGAEVTLKDLTYNTPTNPIGTAPIAATGNKVLTPATETTVATAGDNSGIGSWSLGMGALSADEKAVEGVELNIPQNSLKENDTYKATFDWELKADPTVAP from the coding sequence ATGAAATTAAAAAAAGTAATTATCGGTAGTACATTAGCAGCAACTATTTTAGGAGGATTAGGGGCTCAAACAGTACAAGCGGCTGAGTATCCATCTGCAACCGAAGCTAAAAGTGAAGGGAAAGTCACTTTTACAGAAGGTGGACCTGAAATTGTTGATCCAACTGATCCAGATATTCCAATCGTACCAGTTGACCCAACTGACCCAACGAATCCAACAAAACCAATAAATCCAGGTAAAGCGGATTTAATGATTCAATATGTATCAGATTTTGATTTTGGCACACATTCAAATAGCCTTAAAGCATTAAAAGCAAATGCAAAACCAGATTACGCTTTTGCGCTAGATGCACAAGGGGATCGGACGGGAGATTTATATGCCGTTCCATCATTTGTTTCAACGAAAGATGTCCGTGCAGAAAGAAAGGGTTGGGAATTAACAGTAACAGCTTCTAAATTTACATCTACTAAAGGAACTGAACTAAAAGGAGCAGAAGTTACACTTAAAGATTTAACATATAATACACCAACAAATCCGATTGGTACGGCACCGATCGCTGCTACGGGCAATAAAGTTTTAACACCTGCAACGGAAACAACGGTTGCAACTGCAGGTGATAACAGCGGTATTGGTTCGTGGTCATTAGGTATGGGTGCATTATCGGCAGATGAAAAAGCTGTTGAAGGGGTTGAATTAAACATTCCTCAAAACTCTTTGAAAGAAAATGATACCTATAAAGCAACCTTTGATTGGGAATTAAAAGCAGATCCAACTGTTGCGCCATAA
- a CDS encoding LPXTG cell wall anchor domain-containing protein encodes MKKLFYSICFSLFCFLLVGGPAVSLASGITSNGGINFTPASQEQTESSEREQQKSDVTTETKADSGVKESNQSKGIFPKTNTDNSHFNTYLGVGLLILCLLIGLARKQQLRNN; translated from the coding sequence ATGAAAAAATTATTTTATAGTATCTGCTTTAGTTTGTTCTGTTTCTTGTTAGTCGGTGGACCTGCTGTTAGTCTAGCTAGCGGCATAACCTCAAACGGGGGGATCAATTTTACACCTGCTTCACAAGAGCAGACAGAGAGTAGTGAACGTGAGCAACAAAAATCAGATGTAACGACAGAAACAAAAGCGGACTCAGGAGTCAAAGAGTCTAACCAAAGTAAGGGCATCTTCCCGAAAACAAATACAGATAATAGTCACTTTAACACTTATTTAGGTGTGGGACTATTGATTCTTTGCCTACTAATTGGCTTAGCGAGGAAGCAACAGTTAAGGAACAACTGA
- a CDS encoding WxL domain-containing protein, with protein sequence MKKRKKMIVVLGSLIIFLALILTFFHSANEKISAEELTKEASSNPVSSYFNWKYDWQKNNAVKVTSLRNENKAINPPTMYNRAIANYFSFDLLEGDTRPVLNSSAYTFGLITPITALEWPVFNSVDPTVYYEYSNPSYWKGIPANVDGKFTSTKSNWPNIAHWSGWPNGNVKTTAYVVYPKGSTTNDWISYTFSDDVPNNVTMGTSAQVNVDNSYEKPVAPQVSWIWGLGWNIEIPQLVKGIFKDIDNPDGPTLSADEVLGYGGEMADSVVLKNKELTGYNFVSSQVVLGPTINSTGFGTGVREPSSFYYDEKTTSIKEPTTDTSWTTTVDKQQKGIIFWYKKKAPVITLDKNVDQSSAMIGDKLTYTLTMENAGDEALLKSKITDKLPEGLSKPNAIILDGKPLLEGTANVEGKYFTWNNTTRELSIFAGSILEQEKKILTYETEIVSGVSGEKKVNTANLTGENTDQKPEGQATVTIFDPWKVTFETNGGSAISEQRVKDGELAQRPADPSYTNKVFVDWYEDQNLTKQWNFDTQVTQDIILYAKWRSKIVDPEDGVDPLTPLDPNDDTEKPINPTRQDLRIEYVSDFDFGSHQNTAEKLALKSVGDYGKTADDTNKIVPSFISIIDDRTSSNTNSWELQAKASAFKDETGEPLKGARLLLSDLNYADTGKARPEVTKDVVDLSGDYVPITSTLGKKIGNGTWSLAFGTLDSNQRSTGVTLDIAQGYGKKQADYSTSIDWELVVEP encoded by the coding sequence ATGAAAAAGAGGAAGAAAATGATTGTTGTGCTTGGTTCACTGATAATTTTTCTAGCGCTGATTTTGACTTTTTTCCATTCTGCTAATGAAAAAATTTCAGCTGAAGAATTGACAAAAGAAGCATCGTCCAATCCAGTCAGCTCGTATTTTAATTGGAAATATGATTGGCAAAAGAATAATGCAGTGAAAGTAACATCACTTAGAAATGAAAATAAAGCCATCAATCCTCCTACAATGTATAATCGAGCAATTGCTAACTATTTTAGCTTTGATCTTTTAGAAGGAGATACTCGGCCTGTGTTAAACTCGTCCGCCTACACATTTGGGCTGATTACACCAATTACAGCTTTAGAGTGGCCAGTATTTAATTCAGTAGATCCAACTGTTTATTATGAGTACAGTAATCCTTCCTATTGGAAAGGGATCCCTGCTAATGTTGATGGGAAATTTACGTCGACAAAGAGTAATTGGCCAAATATAGCTCATTGGAGTGGTTGGCCGAATGGGAATGTAAAAACAACGGCTTATGTAGTTTATCCTAAAGGCTCGACTACAAACGATTGGATCTCCTACACATTTTCAGATGATGTTCCAAATAATGTAACCATGGGGACCTCTGCACAAGTAAATGTTGATAACTCTTATGAAAAACCTGTAGCACCTCAGGTTTCATGGATTTGGGGATTGGGCTGGAACATTGAAATTCCGCAATTAGTAAAAGGGATATTCAAAGATATTGATAACCCAGACGGGCCAACACTCTCAGCGGATGAAGTCTTAGGATATGGTGGAGAGATGGCTGATTCTGTTGTTTTAAAGAATAAAGAACTAACGGGGTATAATTTTGTTTCCTCACAAGTAGTGCTAGGACCAACGATCAATTCAACTGGTTTTGGTACAGGAGTTCGAGAACCAAGTTCTTTTTACTATGATGAAAAAACAACTTCGATCAAAGAGCCAACCACAGATACTAGCTGGACAACAACGGTCGATAAACAGCAAAAAGGCATTATCTTTTGGTATAAAAAGAAAGCACCCGTGATCACATTAGATAAGAACGTGGATCAGTCATCTGCCATGATAGGAGATAAATTGACCTATACGTTGACAATGGAAAATGCTGGGGATGAGGCTTTATTGAAGTCAAAAATAACAGATAAGCTGCCAGAAGGGTTATCAAAACCTAATGCGATCATCTTAGATGGGAAACCATTGCTGGAAGGAACAGCGAATGTTGAAGGAAAATATTTTACATGGAATAACACGACTCGTGAATTAAGTATTTTTGCAGGATCCATTTTAGAACAGGAAAAGAAAATACTGACATATGAAACTGAAATTGTTTCAGGAGTATCAGGTGAGAAAAAGGTGAATACTGCTAATCTGACAGGTGAAAATACAGACCAAAAGCCAGAAGGGCAAGCGACAGTAACTATTTTTGATCCATGGAAAGTTACCTTTGAAACAAATGGTGGGAGTGCTATTTCTGAGCAACGTGTGAAAGATGGGGAACTGGCACAACGACCAGCTGATCCAAGCTATACGAATAAAGTGTTTGTAGATTGGTATGAAGATCAGAATTTAACAAAACAATGGAATTTTGATACGCAGGTGACACAAGATATCATACTTTATGCAAAATGGCGTAGTAAGATAGTTGATCCAGAAGATGGTGTTGATCCATTAACACCACTTGATCCTAACGATGATACTGAAAAACCGATAAATCCAACTAGACAAGATTTGCGAATTGAATATGTATCAGACTTTGATTTTGGCAGTCATCAAAATACTGCCGAAAAATTGGCATTAAAGTCAGTAGGGGATTATGGCAAAACAGCTGATGATACGAATAAAATTGTACCATCGTTCATCTCGATTATTGATGATCGAACGAGCAGTAACACGAATAGTTGGGAGCTGCAGGCTAAAGCATCTGCTTTTAAAGATGAAACAGGAGAACCATTAAAAGGAGCAAGATTACTTCTTTCAGATTTGAATTATGCCGATACGGGAAAGGCGAGACCAGAAGTAACAAAGGATGTTGTTGATTTATCGGGAGACTATGTTCCGATAACAAGTACTTTAGGAAAAAAAATTGGTAATGGGACATGGTCTTTGGCATTTGGAACGCTAGATTCTAATCAGCGCTCAACAGGTGTGACGCTAGACATTGCGCAGGGATATGGCAAGAAACAGGCGGATTATTCAACTTCTATTGATTGGGAGTTAGTAGTCGAGCCTTAA
- a CDS encoding winged helix-turn-helix domain-containing protein: MDPKLIVEIINVPENFDKEKLNDLNNSGISISYANSYINNTKNPIKQHIDYFIIIEDQLSLMEVFEIITSIRKNEQGLIFLLVEPEHEQQKLFYLKIGADIIVKIDETWEVLKYMMLNLGRQKIYEKTILTKNNQLVLNDYNLSVTIAGEEVFLTKNEFRLLRLLNKTPNITISYREINEYLWNKKDSTQVANIANIVFNLRDKLKQIEGADHYLVTVRSKGYMLNISEKSKERL; encoded by the coding sequence ATTGTAGAAATAATTAATGTTCCTGAAAATTTTGATAAAGAAAAATTAAATGATTTAAATAACTCAGGGATTTCTATAAGCTATGCCAATTCCTACATAAATAATACAAAGAATCCAATCAAACAACACATCGATTATTTTATTATTATTGAGGATCAACTGAGTTTAATGGAGGTCTTTGAAATTATCACCTCTATTAGAAAAAACGAACAAGGACTTATTTTTTTATTAGTTGAGCCAGAGCATGAACAACAAAAGCTATTCTACTTAAAAATAGGAGCAGATATTATAGTAAAAATTGATGAGACTTGGGAGGTTTTGAAATATATGATGTTAAATTTAGGTCGGCAAAAAATATATGAAAAAACAATCTTGACGAAAAATAATCAACTTGTTTTAAATGACTACAATTTAAGTGTCACTATTGCAGGTGAGGAAGTTTTCTTAACAAAAAACGAATTTCGCCTACTAAGGCTGTTAAATAAAACGCCTAACATCACAATTAGTTATCGTGAAATCAATGAATATCTTTGGAATAAAAAAGACAGTACTCAAGTAGCTAATATCGCCAATATTGTTTTTAATTTACGGGATAAATTGAAGCAAATTGAAGGGGCTGATCATTATTTGGTAACAGTTCGCTCTAAAGGATATATGCTGAATATCTCAGAAAAGTCCAAGGAACGATTGTGA